A region of the Candidatus Rokuibacteriota bacterium genome:
GCGCGCTCCACCTCGCGGAGGCACACGATGAAGTCCTCCAGCTCCTTGGGCTCGATCGACATGACGTGTTCGATGCTCGCCTGGTGACGGTCCAGCGTGATGGTCTTCTCGATCATGTGGGCGCCCAGGGCCAGCGCGGCCACGTTCATGTGGATGCCCGGCGAGTGGTCGGAGAATCCGATCGGGAACGGGAACGTCCGCCGCAGGAGCTCGATGCTCCTGAGCCTCACCCCTTCGACCGTGGCCGGGTAGCCCGACGGGCAGTACACGATGACGATCTGCTCGTTCCCCGCCTGGAGGCACGTCTCGACGGCGCGCTCCAGCTCCCCGAGCGTTCCCCGCGTATCGAGCAGCACCGGCAGCCGGGTCTCCGCGGCGTACCGGATCAGCGGCAGGCAGTTCATGTCCCCGCCCGCGATCTTGATGCAGGGGGTGCCGGCCTCGATGAGCAAGTCCACGCTTCGCGGCGAGTCCGGCGTCGAAAAGAACGTGATCCCCTGCTCCCGCGCGTACCGCGCCAGCTCGAGCCATTCGGGGTCCGTCAGCTGCCTGCGCCGGAGGATCGTGGCCAGGTCTTCCTGGACGCTCTTCGTCGTCGTCGTGTACGTGACCGCCACCGGTTGCGACGACATCAGCCGATCGACGAAGATGGTCTGGAACTTGATCGCGTCCGCACCGGACTTCGCGGCCGCCCGCACGAGCTCCTTGGCCGACGCCAGGCCTGTGTGGGTCGCGCCGGCCTCGAAGACGAGATAGGCGGGGTTCCCGTCTCCGAGCGTGCGGTCGCCGATTCTTACCTGGACTCCCTCAGTGCCCATAGGTGCCCGTCCTCCCGCTCATTGCGCGTCGCCGTCCTCGTACTGGAGCTGCACGCGTACGTAGACACGATGTCCCCCCTCCTCGAAGTAGGCGCTCGGATATGGCGGAAACGTCCGGGCACGCAGGACATCGAGCAGGTCTCGGGCCTTGTAGTCGCGATCGAGGTCGATTCGATCGATCCGCTCGACCTCCTTCAACGCGTGATAGGTCCCGGCGGACGCATCCTGTGGCATGCGCCTCAGCTCCCCTCGCTTGAACCGTGGCCACGCCTCGGTGAACAGGTCGAAGGAGGCGGTCTCGAGCTTCCGGTACAGCGTCTCTCCCGTGTCGATCGGCTCGACCGCCACCTCGCGCTGTACCACCACGTCGCCCGTGTCGATCCCGATGTCCATGTAGTGCAGCGTCACCCCGGCGGGGGCCCTGTCCACGATGCTCCAGACATTGGGGTACGCTCCGCGGTTGTGCGGCAGCAGCGCAGGGTGGAGGTTGATGCACCCCTGCGGGAACGCCGCCAGCAGGTCCGGCTTGAGGATATGGCCGAAGAGCACGGACACGCCGAGGTCGGGCTCGAGCGCGCGAATGGCGCTCAGCGTCTCGGGCCCGATCAGATCCGGACCCTCGAAGACCCCCCGGGCGTCCACGCCGGACGCCGCGACGATCTCATTCCGATAGCGCTGGCGCTCCATGGTGTGGACGACCAGGCCCACGATCTGCTCGCCCTGGCCTCGCATCCACTCCAGCACGCGCCACGCCAGCCGGTTGTTCCCCATGAACAGGATTCTCATTGCCGCGTCACCGCGCACTGGGCGCACCGAACGGCCCGTGGGGACAGCGTTGCCGCCACTCATCGCTGAAGAGGGCCCCGTGGATCACGTCAACCTCCTCCCCGTTCCAGAGATGGTGGCGCACGCGCCTGCCGTCCTCCCGCATGCCCACCCGCTTCATGAGATTCAGCATCGCCACGTTCGGCGCAATCGTGCCCGCGGTGACCTTGCGCATCCCCGCGACCCGGAAGAGGAAGTCACACACGGCGAGCCAAGCCTCCGCCGCATAGCCCCGACCCTGCGCGGCGGCTTGGCCGACCAGGATGCCCACGTCCGCGACGCCGTGGCCCGGGTCCGTGTACGCGGTCATGGTCCCGATGTAGCCCAGCCCGTCGCCCCGCACGACCAGGGCCCAGAAATAGTTGGCCGTGCCATCGAAGGACTCCATGTATGCTCGGCAGCTCTCCCGGGTATGCCGCCGATGGCGCTGTTCGCTGAAGCGCACGATGGTCGGGTCGTTCAGCCACCCCAGGTACCCGGACGTCACGTGTTCCAGTGTGAAGGGCGCGACCCGCACGCGCGGCGTCTCGAGCACCGGCGACGTCGCCACTGTCACCGTCCGGTGTGTGCGCGGATCCAGTTCATCACCGGCGTGATGGAATCGGCCGGGATCGTCTCGATGAACGGTCGCTGGCGCTCGACGAGGGCAGCGCGAGCGGCAGGGCGCCGGATCACCTCTGCGAGCACGCGCTCGGCCTCGGCCGGGTCGGTCAACGTCGGCGCAAAGCCCAGCCGTCCCGCGATGAAGCCGTTGTCCCGAGCCAATCCGGGCTGGACACTCAAGACTGGCCGACCGAGCACGATGGCTTCGAGCAACAGCGTGGAGGTCATGCCGGTCACCACATCCGACCACAAGATCCAACGATACGGTTGCTCCTCCCCACCGAGGACCTGGACCGCCAGCCCGGGCTGCCGGGGATACCTCTCGAGGCGCTGCCGGAAGGCTTCGACGTCCTCGTACGGGTGGCACTTCACCATCAGCCGGACCGGTCGGTCCCCGCGCGCTGCGACGGCCGCGGCGCGATAGACGAGATCGAAGGCGTCGAACTCGTCGAACCCGAACGCGGCCTGCACCCCCCGCGCCACGTCGCTGGCGATGCACTCGCTGACGAACAGTACCCGCGTCCCGCCGCCGTCCCCCGGCACGTCCGTCGTGGCGATGAGCTCGTCGCGCCGCTCGATGAGCGGCGAGAGCCACGGGTGCCCGGTCACGATGATCCGCTCCGGCGGGAACCCGAGCAGGGCGAGGTCACGGGCCTGCGTCGCATCCACAGCCCCGACGTGGTCGGGATGGCCGGCGGCGAACCGCTCCGACAGGTTCGCCCACGCATCGTTCAGCGCCAGCGACGGGCACCCGTCCCGCCGCGCGACCTCCCAGAGTCCCGCCTCGAATGCCGCGTAATGACTGGTGCCGGTGACGAGGGCGTCGGCAGGGGAAGCCGTCCACGCCTCCGCCATCTCCGCGAGGTCGAAATCCTCGCTGAACTCGCGCGTGTCGAGGCCGCCCCGCCTGAAGATCGCCGTCGCCCGGGGGAGGGTCCACACGTCGAACGTGAACGGGAGGTCAGCCCCGCAACGGCCGAGGAAGCCGGCGATGACGTTCGCCCCCCCGGGATCACGCGCGGCGAATCGCACGTGCGCCATCGTCCTCCATCATCGCGAGCTCGTCACGGTGCGCCCAGACCTTCTCGAAGGCGTGACAGATCTGGTCGACCCAGGGGGTCCGCAGCTCCTCGTAGAGGAGGCTGTGAAAGAACACCTCTTCCTGGTACAGCCGTTCCGTCACGGGACAAAGCCCCGATCCGTACTTGCGGCCGTCCTTGCCGGACCACTCCGCCTGGTAGAGGGGCTGCAGGTAGAGGGGGCGGCAGTACCCCTCGAAGCACTCGACGCCCTCGGCGGCCAGCGCGCGCACCACCTGGCGCCGGCTCATGCCCGCGGCGGCCGGATCGATCCGCATCATGTAGGTGTAATAGACGTGCGTTCGGTCCGGCTTGACGAGCGGCACCGTGAGCCCGGGCAGGGCGCCGAGGCGCCGGTCGTAGACGCGAGCGTTCTCCTGGCGCGGCGTGGTGAGGCGCGCGAGCTTCCTCAGCTGCTCCCGGCCAATCGCCGCCTCGATCTCGCCCAGCCGGAAGTTGAAGCCCAGGAGGCGCTCCGCTTCCCGCGTGATCCCCATCTCCTCCACCACGCCCTCGCCGTGGTTGCGGATGAGCTGCAACCGCAGCGCGAGCGCGGCATCATCCGTGCAGCACACGCCGCCCTCGCCCGTCTGGATCGTCTTGTGACAGTTGAGGCTGAAGACCCCGATGTCGGCGAGGGTCCCGGCCCAGCGCCCCTTGTACAGGGCGCCTGGAGCCTGGGCCGCGTCCTCGATCACCCTGATTCCGCGCGGCCGGGCGAGCGCCAGCAGCTCGTCCAGGTCCGCGGGTTGCCCCGCGAGGTCCACGACGATGATCGCGCGGGTCCGGGGCGTGATGCAGGCCGCCACGCTGCGCGGGTCGAGATTGAAGGTCGCGGCGTCCAGATCCGCGAACACCGGCGTCCCTCCGAGGACTCGCACACAGCTGGCCGACGCGCTCATCGTGAAGGGCGACACGATGACCTCGTCGCCGGGGCCGATGCCGCACGCGCCCACCGCGGCGATGAGTCCGCTCGTCGCGCTGTTGACCGACACGGCATGCGCCGCCCCGAAGGCATCCGCCCATTCCCGCTCGAACGCCTTCACCTCGGGCCCGCCCAGGAAGTTGGCTCCGGCGGAGCCGAAGAAGGCGCTCAGGACGCCGCTCGCGACGACCCGGCGCGCTGCCTCCGCCTCTTCCGGCCCAAGGGAGCAGTACCGGGGGATTGGCCCCGGGACCGCGCGGGGGCCACCGAGGAGAGCTAGCCCGTCCATCCCGTCCTCACCGGCCGGCGCCCACGGTATCGAGGATCCGCGAGACCGCGACTGCGCGCTCGACCCCTCGCTCGTCCCCACTTCCGCTGTTCGCGACCCTCACGAGCTCCCGGAACACGTTCAGCATCGCCTGCCAGTCGGGCTGTTCGGTCGGGGCGTCCGCGAGGGGCACGAGACCACAGTATCCCTCGAATTCCCGGAGGGGGAACGCCCTGAACCACTCCACCCGCTGCTCCGAGTCGAGCACGCGGATCCTCCCGGCCTCGAACAACAGATCCATTTCCATGGGAGCGTACTGGGTGCCGGGAGTCGGGAGGAAGAGCGCGCGCGCCTCCGTCGAGCGGAACCGCAGCTCGAACAGGGGTGCCTCGTCGTCTCCGGCCAGGCGCGCGGCATGGTCTGGCCCGCCCAGCATCTCGAGCACCCGCTCCAGGAGGTGGGAGGCGTTGGCCACGGCCGAGCCGTAGTAGCGGACCACGATGCCGTGCACGGGTCCGAACCTCCCGCCGGCGCATTCACGGACGAGCTGCTGGTAGAAGGGGTCGTAGGCCCGGAAGTAGTTGACGAGAACTGGCCGGCCCCAGGCGCGCGCGCTCCGCGCGATTGCGGCAGCCTGGTCGCCGGTCGAGGCCAGGGGTTTCTCGAAGAGCGCCGCACGGATGGACCCGCACGCGATCAAGGTCCGCAGGGTGGACTCGCGCTCCGTGGGCGGCGTGCAGACACTCACGATGTCGGGCTGCGTCGAGGCCAGCAGGCGACCCAACCGAGCATCCGCTGCGCCGATTCCCCAGCGCCGCGCGAAGGCCTCGGCTCTGGCGCCGTCGAGGTCGCAACAGCCGACAACGTCCACGCCCAGCTTCCGGTACGCGGCGACATGCGTGAGGATAGCGTCGCCGTGCCCCTCACCGTACCCGCCGGCGATCCGACCGCACCCGACGATCACGGCCCGCATCTAGAGGGCCATCTCGAGCAACTCCTGGGTCGCCGCCCCTCCGGACGACGGGAACGAAAACGCGTCATCCATCCAGGTATTCTTCGCGACGAGATCCGGTCGCTGGTCCAGGAAACCGATGATCGTCGCGGCACTGAACGCGGGGTCGGCGGAATACAGCGCGGCAAAGATGGCGCGCACGACCTCGAGATCCTCGCTGTAGTCCACGCAGAGCCGGTAGGCCGGCCGGTTCAATGACGACGGCGCGGTCACGTTGAGCAGCCGATACCGGTCGGGGTGCCGATAGATGAAGCTGGTGACGTTGAGCCGATCCTCCGGATCCTGCGCCAGCCGCTCGACGTCTGCCAGCAGGTCCACGGAATACACCTGAACGTCGAAGCCGATCGGGAACGTCAGCACGTCGAGGACGTTGGCGACGTAGTCGAACCCGCCCTTCACGTAGCGCCTCATCACGGCATCCACGATCGCGGGGTCGATCAGGGGGCAGTCGCCGGTGATCTCGACGATCGCGTCGGCGCTCACGGACGCGGCGGCCCCGAGCACCCGCGAGAGCACGTCGTCCACCGCCCCCCGGAACACCGCCGCCCCCTGCTCTCGCGCAATCCCCGCCAGCTCGTCGTCCAGCGCCTGTTCCGTGGTCGCCAGGCAGACGACGTCCACCTCTGTCGCCCGCTTCAGGCGCTCCAAGAGGCGCGCCAGCATCGGCCTGCCCAAGATCGGCCGCGCATTCTTGCCGGGCAGGCGGGACGACGCCATTCGCGCCTCGACCGTCGCCACCACCCGCATCGCCTGCCGTCCGACCGGCGCCCGAGCCGGTATCGGCTAGGGCGCCCCTTCAGGCGCCGCCCCGAGCTCTTCGAGGTGTCCCCGCAGCTCCTCGGGCGTCAACATCCACGGTGCCGTGTTGCTGACGTACTCGAACCCCGGCGGCAACGGCTGACCGTGGGTCGATGGGTCTCCGTCGGACCTCACGCCCCAGAACCTGTGCTCAGGCTCGATCGTGTAGAAGGTCTTGAACTCCCGGGTGCGCGGCGCCTCCTCGCGCGTGATCAACTCCTCGTGCAGCTTCTCGCCCGGCCGCATGCCGATGACCTCCCATCGAGCCTCCGGCGCGATCGTCCTGGCGAGATCCTCCAGGCGCATCGCCGGGA
Encoded here:
- a CDS encoding formyl transferase, which gives rise to MRILFMGNNRLAWRVLEWMRGQGEQIVGLVVHTMERQRYRNEIVAASGVDARGVFEGPDLIGPETLSAIRALEPDLGVSVLFGHILKPDLLAAFPQGCINLHPALLPHNRGAYPNVWSIVDRAPAGVTLHYMDIGIDTGDVVVQREVAVEPIDTGETLYRKLETASFDLFTEAWPRFKRGELRRMPQDASAGTYHALKEVERIDRIDLDRDYKARDLLDVLRARTFPPYPSAYFEEGGHRVYVRVQLQYEDGDAQ
- a CDS encoding glycosyltransferase family protein, producing the protein MATVEARMASSRLPGKNARPILGRPMLARLLERLKRATEVDVVCLATTEQALDDELAGIAREQGAAVFRGAVDDVLSRVLGAAASVSADAIVEITGDCPLIDPAIVDAVMRRYVKGGFDYVANVLDVLTFPIGFDVQVYSVDLLADVERLAQDPEDRLNVTSFIYRHPDRYRLLNVTAPSSLNRPAYRLCVDYSEDLEVVRAIFAALYSADPAFSAATIIGFLDQRPDLVAKNTWMDDAFSFPSSGGAATQELLEMAL
- a CDS encoding N-acetylneuraminate synthase family protein, which gives rise to MGTEGVQVRIGDRTLGDGNPAYLVFEAGATHTGLASAKELVRAAAKSGADAIKFQTIFVDRLMSSQPVAVTYTTTTKSVQEDLATILRRRQLTDPEWLELARYAREQGITFFSTPDSPRSVDLLIEAGTPCIKIAGGDMNCLPLIRYAAETRLPVLLDTRGTLGELERAVETCLQAGNEQIVIVYCPSGYPATVEGVRLRSIELLRRTFPFPIGFSDHSPGIHMNVAALALGAHMIEKTITLDRHQASIEHVMSIEPKELEDFIVCLREVERALSGDRWRMMPGEERDGLKKMRRSVTLTRDKAAGDIITADDITYKRPGFGIASEFAGLVVGRRLREARPADSILAWEDLAS
- a CDS encoding GNAT family N-acetyltransferase: MATSPVLETPRVRVAPFTLEHVTSGYLGWLNDPTIVRFSEQRHRRHTRESCRAYMESFDGTANYFWALVVRGDGLGYIGTMTAYTDPGHGVADVGILVGQAAAQGRGYAAEAWLAVCDFLFRVAGMRKVTAGTIAPNVAMLNLMKRVGMREDGRRVRHHLWNGEEVDVIHGALFSDEWRQRCPHGPFGAPSAR
- a CDS encoding DegT/DnrJ/EryC1/StrS family aminotransferase, coding for MDGLALLGGPRAVPGPIPRYCSLGPEEAEAARRVVASGVLSAFFGSAGANFLGGPEVKAFEREWADAFGAAHAVSVNSATSGLIAAVGACGIGPGDEVIVSPFTMSASASCVRVLGGTPVFADLDAATFNLDPRSVAACITPRTRAIIVVDLAGQPADLDELLALARPRGIRVIEDAAQAPGALYKGRWAGTLADIGVFSLNCHKTIQTGEGGVCCTDDAALALRLQLIRNHGEGVVEEMGITREAERLLGFNFRLGEIEAAIGREQLRKLARLTTPRQENARVYDRRLGALPGLTVPLVKPDRTHVYYTYMMRIDPAAAGMSRRQVVRALAAEGVECFEGYCRPLYLQPLYQAEWSGKDGRKYGSGLCPVTERLYQEEVFFHSLLYEELRTPWVDQICHAFEKVWAHRDELAMMEDDGARAIRRA
- a CDS encoding Gfo/Idh/MocA family oxidoreductase, with amino-acid sequence MRAVIVGCGRIAGGYGEGHGDAILTHVAAYRKLGVDVVGCCDLDGARAEAFARRWGIGAADARLGRLLASTQPDIVSVCTPPTERESTLRTLIACGSIRAALFEKPLASTGDQAAAIARSARAWGRPVLVNYFRAYDPFYQQLVRECAGGRFGPVHGIVVRYYGSAVANASHLLERVLEMLGGPDHAARLAGDDEAPLFELRFRSTEARALFLPTPGTQYAPMEMDLLFEAGRIRVLDSEQRVEWFRAFPLREFEGYCGLVPLADAPTEQPDWQAMLNVFRELVRVANSGSGDERGVERAVAVSRILDTVGAGR